Proteins encoded by one window of Drosophila melanogaster chromosome X:
- the bys gene encoding by S6, translating into MGKPKKANVATIKNVNLEKQITEGRVAKNKNKDKVKLRAEESANIDARSSQKILAAAKLQQLELDEENFPSLVTVKKVNFSLNDGHVKEDEEVNETDLMADLDMDEDDVAAFERFQQPAQEGKRTLHLSKMIMQKIQEKEADIHTKISDEGSLKIEEIDPKVKEMYEGVRDVLKRYRSGKIPKAFKIIPKLRNWEQILFITEPHNWSAAAMFQGTRIFCSVLSQAMAQRFYNLVLLPRVRDDLCEYKKLNMHLYNALKRALFKPAAFMKGIILPLLEGGDCTLREAIIFGSVVARSSIPVLHSSACLLKICEMAYSGANSIFIRYFLDKRYALPYRVVDAAVFHFLRFENDKRELPVLWHQSLLTFAQRYKNDISSEQRDALLQLLKKKSHFKITPDVRRELQAASCRDVEMMETDNGLAGQPAKMYTDADVEYEG; encoded by the exons ATGGGTAAGCCGAAGAAGGCCAACGTGGCAACGATTAAAAATGTGAATCTGGAGAAGCAGATCACCGAGGGCAGGGTGGCGAAAAACAAGAACAAGGATAAAGTCAAACTGCGGGCCGAGGAATCGGCG AACATCGATGCCAGAAGTAGTCAAAAGATCCTGGCCGCGGCCAAGCTGCAGCAGTTGGAGCTGGACGAAGAGAACTTTCCCAGTCTGGTGACCGTCAAGAAAGTCAACTTCAGTTTGA ATGATGGCCATGTCAAGGAGGATGAAGAGGTCAACGAGACTGACCTCATGGCCGACCTGGACATGGACGAAGACGATGTGGCCGCGTTCGAGCGCTTCCAGCAGCCAGCACAGGAGGGCAAGCGTACGTTGCACCTGTCCAAGATGATCATGCAGAAGATCCAGGAGAAGGAGGCCGACATACACACTAAGATCTCTGACGAGGGCTCACTAAAGATCGAGGAAATCGACCCGAAAGTGAAGGAGATGTACGAGGGCGTGCGCGATGTGTTGAAACGCTATCGCAGTGGCAAGATCCCTAAGGCCTTCAAGATCATACCCAAGCTGCGCAATTGGGAGCAGATCTTGTTCATCACTGAGCCCCATAATTGGAGCGCTGCCGCCATGTTCCAAGGCACCCGCATCTTCTGCTCGGTGCTGTCGCAGGCAATGGCCCAGAGGTTCTATAACCTGGTGCTCCTGCCACGAGTTCGTGATGATCTCTGCGAATATAAGAAGCTCAATATGCATCTGTACAATGCACTGAAGAGGGCTCTCTTCAAGCCGGCTGCCTTCATGAAGGGAATCATTCTGCCGCTGCTCGAGGGCGGCGATTGCACATTGCGCGAGGCCATCATTTTCGGCAGTGTGGTGGCCCGCAGCTCTATTCCCGTCCTGCACTCCTCCGCCTGCCTGCTGAAGATCTGTGAGATGGCCTATTCGGGAGCTAACTCCATATTCATCCGTTACTTTCTGGACAAGCGGTATGCTCTGCCTTATCGCGTCGTGGATGCCGCAGTCTTTCATTTTCTAAG ATTCGAGAACGACAAGCGTGAGTTACCAGTGCTATGGCACCAGAGCCTGCTCACCTTTGCCCAGCGATACAAGAACGATATATCCTCCGAACAGCGGGATGcactgctgcagctgctcaa AAAGAAGAGCCATTTCAAGATTACACCCGATGTGAGAAGGGAGCTCCAGGCGGCCAGTTGTCGCGATGTGGAAATG